In uncultured Bacteroides sp., the following proteins share a genomic window:
- a CDS encoding 6-bladed beta-propeller has protein sequence MNKIITIICIIFVSACSSDKFQKNDGIETISVDVHNTSPDASIFIEKIEVLPLETNDSSLINVYKKIEYDKDMDVYAIYDKEQIVHTFRGDGTYIANSRKMKGKGPEEYYMAVDMKFNPYLQGIDLLNPYGTINTYTLTFDFISKKEIKPEFFFNALMALDNNDYIFTTPSIWANQEMSFVNLETKQQNIAKYDGTISSGNTMDKECFYKDGNSIYFVPNGINYYFYRVDPKNYKLIPIIYLDFGDAEICEDDLPAVAVGERTNKEGVKPDKKRDDLLKGMQERSQYIRDNDFIVPLIKFFNDDYVYIYFAKGRKGFGGHYIYNRKSKKGFLLNEGKPLIMQPCFGITDNVLMAICDAYYAPRLLDTTLMSQVEREKLEQLKEEDNPVILKYYLRK, from the coding sequence ATGAATAAAATAATTACTATAATATGTATAATATTTGTTAGTGCATGTTCTTCTGATAAATTTCAAAAAAATGATGGTATTGAAACAATATCAGTTGATGTGCATAATACTTCTCCTGATGCCTCAATATTTATTGAAAAAATAGAGGTACTTCCCTTAGAAACAAATGATTCATCTTTGATAAATGTTTATAAAAAAATAGAGTATGACAAGGATATGGATGTATACGCTATATATGATAAAGAACAAATAGTACATACTTTTCGAGGTGACGGAACTTATATTGCAAATTCAAGAAAGATGAAAGGTAAAGGTCCAGAAGAATATTATATGGCGGTAGATATGAAATTTAATCCCTATCTCCAAGGAATAGATTTATTAAATCCTTATGGGACAATTAATACTTATACTTTGACTTTTGATTTTATCTCTAAAAAGGAGATAAAACCTGAATTCTTTTTTAATGCATTAATGGCTTTGGATAATAATGATTATATTTTTACAACGCCTTCTATATGGGCAAATCAAGAAATGAGTTTTGTTAATTTAGAAACAAAACAGCAAAATATAGCCAAATATGATGGAACTATTTCTTCAGGGAATACGATGGATAAGGAATGTTTTTATAAAGATGGGAATAGTATATATTTTGTTCCTAATGGCATTAATTATTACTTTTACAGAGTAGACCCCAAGAATTATAAACTCATACCGATTATTTATCTTGATTTTGGTGATGCTGAAATATGTGAAGATGATCTTCCCGCTGTTGCTGTTGGTGAAAGAACAAATAAAGAGGGGGTAAAACCTGATAAAAAGAGAGATGATCTATTAAAAGGAATGCAAGAACGGAGTCAATACATACGTGACAATGATTTTATAGTTCCTTTGATTAAATTTTTTAATGATGATTATGTATATATATATTTTGCTAAAGGTAGAAAAGGCTTTGGAGGGCATTATATATATAATAGAAAAAGCAAGAAAGGATTTTTGCTGAATGAAGGGAAGCCTTTAATTATGCAACCGTGTTTTGGAATTACTGACAATGTTTTGATGGCTATTTGTGATGCCTATTATGCTCCGAGATTGCTAGATACAACTTTAATGTCACAGGTTGAGCGGGAAAAACTGGAACAGCTGAAAGAAGAAGATAATCCTGTAATCCTAAAATACTATCTACGCAAATGA
- a CDS encoding BF3164 family lipoprotein, with the protein MYTMPHFIDSEKLFLSFIFIAGFLVGCTASPIITDSPLKDFSNKKTEKINVSKSLVLEQYEIYKPCSVIKDGGCYLVENQTNENLINIIDIRKNKVIHGINIGEGPNELISPSSFQRRGNDFFIYDIARKTVYKICKGEDSISINKFNQIITNERLLQVYLLPKGFFGLGLMGDSWVTYYNNLLTSSLDFPDFNNTRNFTNIEKGSLYMSSTITVKPDGAKMVCAAQNAGVISFCNLQSEKMLEYKRLKYHEPLVSPPRTAGSSSIAFDRNNKIAFCSSASDNNYVFLLYSGRTFNSHGMSSHHCEHVLIYDWAGKPLKHLILEKPIYGNLNYDSGTHTLYGIGYDPEGVILEYDLSRIEL; encoded by the coding sequence ATGTATACGATGCCTCATTTCATTGATTCTGAAAAACTATTTTTAAGCTTTATCTTTATAGCGGGCTTTCTTGTTGGTTGTACTGCTAGCCCTATTATAACTGATTCTCCATTAAAAGATTTTTCGAATAAAAAAACAGAGAAAATAAATGTTTCAAAATCTTTGGTTTTGGAGCAATATGAAATTTATAAACCCTGCTCGGTTATAAAAGATGGAGGTTGCTACTTAGTAGAAAATCAAACAAATGAGAACCTTATTAATATTATTGATATAAGAAAGAATAAGGTTATTCATGGTATAAATATAGGAGAGGGGCCAAATGAATTGATCTCTCCTTCTAGTTTTCAAAGAAGAGGAAATGACTTCTTTATTTATGATATTGCTCGCAAGACTGTCTATAAAATATGTAAAGGAGAGGATTCTATCTCAATAAATAAATTTAATCAAATTATCACGAATGAACGATTGCTTCAAGTTTATCTTCTTCCTAAAGGCTTTTTTGGGTTAGGTTTGATGGGTGATTCTTGGGTTACTTATTACAATAATCTATTGACTTCATCTCTTGATTTTCCGGATTTTAATAATACTCGTAACTTTACTAATATTGAAAAGGGCTCATTGTACATGAGCTCTACAATAACAGTGAAGCCTGATGGGGCAAAAATGGTGTGTGCCGCTCAAAATGCTGGTGTAATCTCATTTTGCAATTTACAATCTGAAAAGATGCTTGAATATAAGCGATTAAAATATCATGAACCTTTAGTTTCGCCTCCGAGAACTGCCGGATCTTCTTCTATAGCTTTCGACAGAAATAATAAAATTGCTTTCTGTAGTTCTGCGAGTGATAATAATTATGTTTTTCTTCTTTATTCCGGCCGCACTTTCAATTCTCATGGAATGTCTTCTCATCATTGTGAGCACGTATTAATATACGATTGGGCTGGAAAGCCATTAAAACATTTAATTCTTGAGAAGCCTATATATGGAAATTTGAACTATGATAGTGGCACTCATACTTTATATGGAATAGGATACGATCCTGAAGGAGTGATTTTAGAATATGATTTAAGTCGTATCGAGTTATGA
- a CDS encoding BF3164 family lipoprotein, giving the protein MKTILITAFAFFVGCVTHNDSQFKKVEHFPLEKRVKLDSFKVKSDLFFVSDMAILDDKLVTLDTKNDVFFQFFDLPKLEYIGSQIHKGDGPTEEVLIFPFIENVGDKAFAYRTIDKIKIVSYDLVNRKLFLLKSYAVPQELEILNYCLLNNSLCGYDMFKKAEKEFVKYDFSTHKIKNFGPSLPSVSFAVSDDKKNMLFTKVMVSKADGTRFAALYDKFPLLRIYDNNGELVSETEYLNRQQAPIGYTNKNMSISDIKSTTINYMRVKATQKYIYGLYSGKTHKDLADLGIDGTSCCYEIHIWDWNGNPVARLMLDKNVTCFAVSQDDSCIVLYSSLNENTLYKMNIPLF; this is encoded by the coding sequence ATGAAAACAATTCTTATTACAGCATTTGCGTTTTTTGTAGGTTGTGTGACGCATAATGATTCTCAGTTTAAAAAAGTAGAGCACTTTCCCTTAGAAAAGAGAGTTAAACTTGATAGCTTTAAAGTTAAGTCTGATTTGTTTTTTGTTTCAGATATGGCTATTTTGGATGATAAATTAGTGACTCTGGATACTAAAAATGATGTTTTTTTTCAGTTTTTTGATTTACCTAAATTAGAATATATTGGTTCTCAAATTCATAAAGGGGATGGTCCTACAGAAGAAGTTTTAATTTTCCCATTTATAGAAAATGTAGGGGATAAGGCATTTGCTTATCGTACTATTGATAAGATAAAAATAGTGTCTTATGATTTGGTAAATAGAAAGCTTTTTCTACTCAAATCTTATGCCGTTCCGCAAGAATTAGAAATATTAAATTATTGTTTATTGAATAATAGTTTATGTGGATATGATATGTTTAAAAAAGCGGAGAAAGAATTTGTAAAATATGATTTTAGCACGCATAAAATTAAAAACTTTGGCCCTTCCCTTCCCTCTGTCAGCTTTGCTGTTAGCGATGATAAAAAAAACATGCTATTTACCAAGGTGATGGTAAGTAAGGCAGATGGAACTCGTTTTGCTGCATTATATGATAAATTTCCATTGCTACGAATCTATGATAATAACGGAGAGTTGGTGTCTGAAACTGAATATTTAAATCGTCAACAGGCACCTATCGGGTATACAAATAAAAACATGTCAATATCTGATATAAAAAGCACTACAATAAATTATATGCGAGTGAAGGCTACTCAAAAATATATATATGGATTGTACTCTGGTAAAACTCATAAAGATTTAGCTGATTTGGGAATTGATGGGACTAGCTGCTGTTATGAAATACATATTTGGGATTGGAACGGAAATCCTGTTGCAAGGCTCATGCTCGATAAGAATGTGACTTGTTTTGCTGTATCACAAGATGATTCATGCATTGTGCTATATTCTTCTTTAAATGAAAATACTTTGTATAAGATGAATATTCCTCTCTTTTGA
- a CDS encoding BF3164 family lipoprotein: MIFFSCAKEGDYQKSHLINYKDFKSTQKIKGSNLQFDSVSLRPTSIQVFDSLLFTVNRKDEKLIHVFNLNTKKKIGERIAMGGGPGEMLQPYFVSVDSQWVQLFDMSTFTLYVYDTRDFVINPSPAVNRKIKLSEPVLGDARLLGSNIITSSYNPNNQFSLFDSNGNSPLKFGTYPISNVPFSDKEKLEAYRFSFTTNQKDKVAVCYNWTDLIDILDKEGHLLKRIYGPQHFISIFKESHDGNVVSAAPVQGKTRDAYFSPVNAGDDFFVLFSGKAEGEENYDILANQIFIFDWNGEPKKILSLDQGVFCITVDPKNKRIYGISDQPEFHIVAFSYN; this comes from the coding sequence ATGATATTTTTTTCTTGTGCGAAAGAAGGAGATTATCAGAAATCGCATTTGATCAATTACAAAGATTTTAAATCTACACAAAAGATAAAAGGTTCAAATTTGCAATTTGATTCTGTCTCTTTGAGACCTACCAGTATACAAGTATTTGATTCTTTACTGTTTACCGTTAATAGGAAAGATGAAAAATTAATCCATGTATTTAACTTAAACACGAAAAAGAAAATAGGCGAACGTATTGCTATGGGAGGAGGACCTGGTGAAATGCTTCAGCCATATTTTGTGAGTGTTGATAGTCAATGGGTTCAATTGTTTGATATGTCTACATTTACTTTATATGTGTATGATACACGGGACTTTGTTATAAATCCATCGCCTGCAGTAAATCGGAAAATTAAGTTGAGTGAGCCCGTTTTGGGAGACGCTAGATTGTTGGGTAGTAATATTATTACTTCTTCCTATAATCCTAATAACCAATTTTCACTCTTTGACTCAAACGGAAATAGTCCGTTGAAATTTGGTACTTATCCTATCTCTAATGTTCCTTTTTCTGATAAGGAAAAACTCGAAGCATATCGATTCTCTTTTACAACAAATCAAAAAGATAAAGTTGCTGTGTGCTATAACTGGACCGATCTGATTGATATACTTGATAAAGAAGGGCATTTGCTAAAACGAATTTATGGACCACAGCACTTTATTTCTATATTTAAAGAATCTCATGATGGGAATGTCGTTTCTGCTGCCCCTGTACAAGGGAAAACTCGGGATGCTTACTTTTCTCCGGTAAATGCTGGGGACGATTTCTTTGTTTTATTTAGTGGAAAAGCGGAAGGAGAAGAGAATTATGACATATTGGCTAATCAAATATTTATTTTTGATTGGAATGGAGAACCTAAGAAAATATTGTCTCTAGATCAAGGCGTTTTTTGTATCACTGTTGATCCTAAGAATAAACGAATATATGGCATTAGTGATCAGCCGGAATTTCATATTGTGGCATTTTCGTATAACTAA
- a CDS encoding BF3164 family lipoprotein, producing the protein MRKRIFIPFIILGCLIYSCANSENKDISLLQEEIKINSQFLKIDTIAIPENLIYAREFLVYHDSVLIVLNKRYDDVSFIEIYNLREKKLINKYFRLGNAPDELLSAFASLNGNLLTVNDYVKNQVAFLNIDSVLTNPLYHPTPIRHYTQSPVAAQHLIDNQLIIENPNYFVDDNLGINTHNARLIVLDKKSMPKEDERYEYYVRNVTSDGHIIVNYKLKKIVYAYMDKTIIELYDKSLKLTKCISGPDKLPAKYKIIDKEVLFDEYIPYSYLAFCTDETCFYLTYMGANLVDGKNMEDYPLWIFKFDWSGNFIESYNVGRYISSISISSDSKSFYGTGIDEEKNPILLKLSAR; encoded by the coding sequence ATGCGAAAAAGAATATTTATCCCATTTATAATACTTGGATGCTTAATTTATAGCTGTGCCAATTCTGAAAATAAGGATATATCTTTATTACAAGAAGAAATTAAAATCAATTCTCAGTTCTTGAAAATAGATACGATTGCAATTCCAGAAAATTTGATATATGCACGTGAGTTTCTCGTATATCATGATAGCGTGTTGATTGTTCTGAATAAAAGATATGATGACGTATCATTTATTGAAATATATAATCTAAGAGAGAAGAAGTTAATTAATAAATACTTTAGGCTTGGGAATGCACCAGATGAGTTGTTGAGTGCTTTCGCTTCATTAAATGGTAATCTTTTGACAGTTAATGATTATGTTAAGAATCAAGTCGCATTTTTGAATATTGATTCGGTATTAACAAATCCTCTATATCACCCAACCCCAATAAGACATTATACGCAGTCTCCTGTGGCTGCTCAACATCTTATTGATAATCAATTAATTATTGAAAACCCGAACTATTTTGTAGATGATAATTTAGGAATTAATACTCATAACGCTCGATTGATCGTTTTAGATAAGAAGAGTATGCCTAAAGAGGATGAAAGGTATGAATATTATGTAAGGAATGTAACCTCCGATGGGCATATCATTGTAAATTATAAACTGAAGAAGATTGTTTATGCTTATATGGATAAGACTATTATAGAATTATATGATAAATCTTTGAAACTAACAAAATGTATCTCAGGCCCGGATAAGCTTCCTGCAAAATATAAAATAATTGATAAAGAAGTCCTTTTTGATGAATATATACCTTACTCTTATTTGGCTTTTTGCACGGATGAAACCTGTTTTTATTTAACCTATATGGGCGCAAATCTTGTTGATGGGAAAAATATGGAAGATTATCCATTATGGATTTTTAAATTTGATTGGAGCGGTAATTTCATTGAAAGCTATAATGTTGGGCGATACATTTCTTCAATATCTATCAGTAGTGATAGTAAAAGCTTTTATGGTACAGGGATTGATGAAGAGAAAAATCCAATTTTATTAAAATTATCAGCAAGATGA
- a CDS encoding BF3164 family lipoprotein: MKFLYLIILLSCTLSSCKRTVPNSPVDLFSITHKLSELKSNISDDSIGVIEGMQCDDSVLLLLDYHLGKSFTLFDSRQEKYIGRFGLIGQGPGEIPLGCNGNIAKRKFDIFYDQTGLIAAYNIDSLILNIDAKPEVLMKYRIPEALFSKVIAVNDTLFLGAGTYKSKYQFVLFDRNSKVLDYGVEIFNSQDDDNMYHKYLSNQGTLRKSSIRNQYVYSINNSSNIDFINITSDNQIELVKSIRLKNPQYKVITKGGLHAVIPDENNGIGYIDLAVSDKYVYALYTDHTIVDKKTDKSNAISSNLVLVFDWEGNPVKSYVLSKAVYFIALDECSNKLYGATIKEDGGWSVISYAI; encoded by the coding sequence ATGAAATTTCTTTATTTGATTATTCTTTTGTCTTGTACCCTGAGTTCATGCAAAAGAACAGTGCCCAACTCCCCTGTTGATTTATTTTCTATTACGCATAAGTTATCTGAGTTAAAATCTAATATTAGTGACGATTCAATTGGGGTAATTGAAGGGATGCAATGTGATGACTCTGTTTTGCTCCTACTTGATTACCATCTAGGTAAAAGTTTTACGTTATTTGATTCTCGTCAAGAAAAATATATCGGGCGTTTTGGGCTGATAGGTCAAGGTCCCGGAGAGATTCCCTTAGGTTGTAATGGGAATATAGCAAAAAGGAAGTTTGATATATTCTATGATCAAACAGGCTTAATTGCAGCGTATAATATAGACTCTCTCATTCTAAACATAGATGCTAAGCCCGAGGTTTTGATGAAATATAGGATACCAGAAGCTTTATTTTCCAAAGTGATTGCAGTTAATGATACTCTTTTTCTAGGAGCTGGGACTTATAAATCTAAATATCAATTTGTGCTTTTCGATCGAAATAGTAAAGTTCTTGATTACGGAGTTGAAATCTTTAATTCTCAAGATGATGATAATATGTATCACAAGTATCTGTCTAATCAAGGAACTTTGAGAAAATCTTCCATTCGAAATCAATATGTTTACTCTATTAATAATTCTTCTAATATTGATTTCATAAATATAACAAGTGATAATCAGATAGAATTGGTGAAGTCTATTCGTTTAAAAAATCCCCAATATAAAGTAATTACTAAGGGCGGTTTACATGCTGTTATTCCTGATGAAAATAATGGGATTGGATACATTGACCTTGCAGTAAGTGATAAGTATGTGTATGCTTTGTATACTGATCATACAATAGTCGATAAGAAAACAGATAAGAGTAATGCTATAAGCTCAAACCTTGTACTTGTGTTTGATTGGGAAGGTAATCCTGTGAAAAGTTATGTTTTGAGTAAAGCTGTTTATTTTATAGCTTTGGATGAATGCTCTAATAAATTATATGGAGCCACCATTAAAGAAGATGGAGGATGGAGTGTTATTTCTTATGCCATATGA
- a CDS encoding BF3164 family lipoprotein, whose amino-acid sequence MKKIIYLSLLLFISCSSKDNKLIDKQHLTFKQINSNLILGRTDALMKKDSLLFLASHGTDSLLFVVNLIDGSFVEKCQKGQGPNEYLSIDNFGNVSNLLGFYDRHLRSYNNILFDDKTKDITFKKSIKLDSAYYHVVPTAFDYFVGIGPYRKGLFKTINLNGKVMGTFFEQPYRDADERKTPELARAMAYQGRLTTSPDGKRMAHAIFMSQIISFYKLAPHDVDLIKSCADDYPEYQPELGQDSYASAMKRSNKLGYMDVFATKQYVYALLSGRSTEEYALSAFLGNRILVYTWEGELVKELVSDIDLQAICVSSDDKTLYAVGLFDNYELVIADL is encoded by the coding sequence ATGAAAAAAATTATTTATTTATCATTGCTTTTATTTATTTCATGTTCATCAAAGGACAACAAGCTAATAGATAAGCAACATCTCACTTTTAAGCAAATAAATTCTAATCTGATTTTAGGAAGAACAGATGCATTAATGAAAAAGGACTCTCTTTTATTTTTAGCTAGTCATGGAACCGATTCTCTTCTTTTTGTTGTAAATTTAATCGATGGTTCTTTTGTAGAAAAATGTCAAAAAGGGCAAGGACCTAATGAATATTTATCTATTGATAATTTTGGGAATGTTAGTAATTTACTAGGATTTTATGACCGACACTTAAGATCATATAACAATATCTTGTTTGATGATAAAACAAAAGATATCACCTTTAAAAAAAGCATTAAGCTTGATTCTGCTTATTACCATGTTGTTCCAACAGCTTTTGATTATTTTGTTGGAATAGGTCCTTATAGAAAAGGCTTATTTAAAACTATAAATTTGAATGGGAAAGTTATGGGGACTTTTTTTGAACAACCATATAGAGATGCTGATGAGCGGAAAACTCCTGAATTGGCTCGAGCGATGGCTTATCAAGGGCGGCTAACAACATCTCCAGATGGTAAACGAATGGCACATGCTATTTTCATGTCTCAAATTATTTCATTTTACAAATTAGCTCCACATGATGTAGATTTAATAAAATCATGTGCGGATGATTATCCGGAATATCAACCAGAATTGGGGCAAGACTCATACGCATCAGCCATGAAAAGGAGTAATAAATTGGGTTATATGGATGTATTTGCTACAAAACAATATGTTTATGCATTGCTTTCTGGTCGTTCTACAGAGGAATATGCTTTATCGGCATTCTTGGGAAATAGAATATTGGTTTATACTTGGGAAGGTGAATTGGTGAAAGAACTTGTCTCAGATATTGACTTACAGGCGATCTGCGTTTCTTCTGATGATAAGACGCTTTATGCGGTTGGTTTGTTTGATAATTATGAGCTTGTTATAGCTGATCTTTGA
- a CDS encoding 6-bladed beta-propeller, translating into MNSWCLLLIVIFCSCTSNSKTEKYQKQRNKVINVRDQVKEIEIKDVLIGSIARLYLLKNYLIIGDYKTQDKLIHIFNKNNFNYLTSTAYLGQAPGEIANMGYIETDEAHDLFYVSDHGKQKIFSYDLDSVLTTPLYMPKVKMEMNARSFPSKYQYINDTLCIGLIIKPTGNSGYKQSVAKWNMTTSEITPMKYEHPEIEKKRISFAASVKHGIYVECYSYHDLMTICSLNGDLKCNIYGPNWDNRTTNKVNYYGTVRFCGDKIFVLYSGEDTFYEDKNKGTRTKLPTKFLVFDINGNYLQTLETGYQISDFCYDMDNHRIILSLDDVIQFAYLDVDGFV; encoded by the coding sequence ATAAATTCATGGTGCCTTTTGCTTATTGTGATCTTTTGTAGCTGTACAAGTAACTCTAAAACAGAGAAATACCAGAAGCAGCGTAATAAGGTTATTAATGTCCGAGATCAAGTGAAGGAAATAGAAATAAAAGATGTCTTGATTGGTTCAATTGCTCGGTTATATTTACTAAAGAATTATTTAATTATTGGTGATTATAAAACTCAAGATAAGCTTATTCATATATTTAATAAGAATAACTTTAATTATTTAACTAGTACGGCCTATTTAGGGCAAGCTCCTGGAGAAATTGCAAATATGGGATATATAGAAACTGATGAGGCTCATGATCTTTTTTATGTGTCAGACCATGGTAAACAAAAGATCTTTAGTTATGATTTAGATAGTGTTCTAACGACCCCATTATATATGCCAAAGGTTAAAATGGAGATGAATGCACGATCGTTTCCTAGTAAATATCAGTATATAAATGATACTTTATGTATAGGCTTGATTATAAAACCTACTGGCAATTCGGGATATAAACAGTCTGTTGCTAAATGGAATATGACTACAAGCGAAATAACCCCCATGAAATATGAACATCCTGAAATTGAGAAAAAGCGTATTAGTTTTGCAGCGTCAGTAAAACATGGAATTTATGTTGAGTGTTATTCTTACCATGATTTAATGACAATTTGCAGCCTTAATGGAGATCTAAAATGTAATATATATGGTCCGAATTGGGATAATCGAACAACAAATAAGGTTAACTATTATGGGACTGTTAGATTTTGCGGAGATAAGATCTTTGTACTTTATTCAGGAGAAGATACTTTCTATGAAGATAAAAATAAGGGAACAAGAACAAAATTACCTACTAAATTTCTAGTTTTTGATATCAATGGAAATTATCTTCAAACTTTAGAAACTGGTTATCAAATATCCGACTTTTGTTATGATATGGATAACCACAGGATCATACTAAGTTTGGATGATGTGATACAATTTGCTTATTTGGATGTTGATGGATTTGTCTAA
- a CDS encoding DUF4221 family protein, whose protein sequence is MNKTVCLLFYSLILFSCGGGQKVSNDMYSLQPTDSYLKFSIDRKTRFPRFCLWTFEEKGKEYMCFPNEGREILFYNIENQQLVKKVEYEAEGDNGVGTVYSFYATDFNHIYIPDLSSPALFVTDSTGHVLSKIEYNQTDDGIPLMPTFAHTITYSPICFLGDSIYLPQETNGQFGDHFVSKSPFGVMIDRATGRIKVTPLKYSLSIGDERDIPYSTGGGKLSVCYDGKNFVYSEELKDSIICLSRDFSKITKHLAKSRFIKHAKVEVLPSDVNLDQLIKRKCELPSYGNLIYDKYREMYYRFAFPEVKMDKERSFMDIYHNGRKQFSIIIMDKDMNVVGEKLFPEYQYNAYLLFIRKDGLYISVSHFKRPDFDENVLCFQKIELVKL, encoded by the coding sequence ATGAATAAAACAGTTTGTTTGCTATTTTATAGTTTAATTTTATTCTCTTGTGGGGGTGGGCAAAAAGTATCTAATGATATGTATTCGTTGCAACCAACAGATAGTTATTTAAAATTCTCTATCGATCGAAAGACTCGTTTTCCTAGATTTTGCTTATGGACGTTTGAAGAAAAGGGGAAAGAGTATATGTGTTTCCCTAATGAAGGGCGTGAGATTTTATTTTATAATATTGAAAACCAACAATTGGTGAAAAAGGTAGAATACGAGGCTGAAGGTGATAATGGAGTAGGCACGGTATATAGCTTCTATGCAACTGACTTTAACCATATTTATATTCCTGATTTATCATCGCCTGCTCTTTTTGTTACTGACTCTACAGGGCATGTACTTTCCAAAATAGAGTATAATCAGACCGATGATGGAATACCCTTGATGCCTACTTTTGCTCACACTATAACCTATTCTCCTATATGCTTTTTAGGGGATAGTATATATTTACCTCAAGAGACTAATGGTCAGTTCGGAGATCATTTTGTTTCAAAAAGTCCTTTTGGGGTAATGATTGACAGAGCTACCGGTCGAATAAAAGTCACTCCTTTAAAATACTCTTTGTCAATTGGAGATGAAAGGGATATTCCCTATTCAACAGGAGGAGGAAAACTGAGTGTCTGTTATGATGGCAAGAACTTTGTTTATTCTGAGGAATTGAAAGACTCTATTATCTGTTTGTCTCGTGATTTTAGCAAGATAACAAAACATCTTGCTAAAAGCCGTTTCATAAAGCATGCTAAAGTAGAAGTGTTGCCATCTGATGTAAATCTTGACCAACTGATAAAGCGTAAATGTGAATTACCTTCATACGGCAATTTGATTTATGACAAATATCGTGAGATGTACTATCGTTTTGCCTTCCCTGAGGTAAAAATGGATAAAGAAAGGAGTTTTATGGATATTTATCATAATGGGCGTAAGCAGTTTTCTATTATTATAATGGATAAGGATATGAATGTAGTTGGTGAAAAACTTTTCCCGGAATATCAATACAATGCATATCTGCTTTTTATTAGAAAGGATGGGCTGTATATAAGTGTTAGTCATTTTAAACGTCCTGATTTTGATGAAAATGTACTATGCTTTCAGAAAATAGAATTAGTGAAACTCTAA
- a CDS encoding BF3164 family lipoprotein, translated as MLFKDYLWGTPMDMMYLDSSLFVFDERNESGLFHVIELDRLDSIHSFGEKGQGDNEFVMPFDFQLINNTVVGVFDLANKSLYPVDLREVKRHLYKYPIYAKDTIANTIKLIPTIYNTFVAQGFYDDCVFKLWGSGMNEIRSYGEYPYKDADEKSIENRLRGMAYQGMIRSNPSRNKFVYAVKSANIIYFYEINPKDLVLVKKYEYNYPKYITKVQGDARSAPMAPDNNKTFISLCTSERYVYALYSGKNFKSNGLEAFSGNIMYVFDWSGKPIKKFVLNASLTQICVNRNDRELFGFSNMREPVILKFRLNKF; from the coding sequence ATGCTTTTCAAAGATTATCTTTGGGGAACCCCTATGGATATGATGTATCTTGATTCGAGTCTTTTCGTTTTTGATGAGAGAAATGAATCAGGGTTATTTCATGTGATTGAGCTAGATAGATTAGATTCCATTCATAGTTTTGGAGAAAAGGGGCAAGGAGACAATGAATTTGTGATGCCCTTTGATTTTCAACTAATAAATAATACTGTTGTTGGCGTTTTTGATTTGGCGAATAAATCGTTGTATCCTGTTGATTTGAGGGAAGTAAAAAGACATTTATATAAATATCCTATTTATGCAAAAGACACTATAGCCAATACGATAAAACTAATTCCCACTATTTACAATACGTTTGTAGCGCAAGGCTTTTATGATGATTGTGTTTTTAAATTATGGGGGAGTGGTATGAATGAAATTAGGTCTTATGGAGAATACCCTTATAAAGATGCTGATGAAAAAAGTATTGAGAATCGCTTAAGAGGAATGGCTTATCAAGGAATGATTCGCTCTAATCCTTCTAGAAATAAATTTGTTTATGCGGTTAAATCAGCCAATATTATTTATTTTTATGAGATAAATCCAAAAGATCTCGTCTTAGTGAAAAAATATGAATATAACTATCCTAAATATATTACGAAAGTTCAAGGTGATGCTAGATCTGCGCCTATGGCTCCTGATAATAATAAGACATTTATAAGCTTATGTACTTCTGAAAGATATGTATATGCTCTTTATTCAGGTAAAAACTTTAAGTCAAATGGTTTAGAGGCTTTCTCCGGCAATATTATGTATGTTTTTGATTGGTCTGGTAAACCAATTAAAAAGTTTGTATTAAATGCTTCACTAACTCAAATATGTGTGAATAGAAATGATCGTGAGCTTTTTGGCTTTTCGAATATGCGAGAACCTGTTATTCTTAAATTTAGATTGAATAAATTTTAG